Proteins encoded together in one Cardiocondyla obscurior isolate alpha-2009 linkage group LG07, Cobs3.1, whole genome shotgun sequence window:
- the LOC139104276 gene encoding cytochrome P450 4C1: protein MIAIIIVLSLVLILLVFNYCMNQGNSKYINLMPGPPVRFIIGNTWDFLGSRKEQWNYFVNYSKEYYPTFKVRQFYYNAVVSCHPDDFEIILNNTKHIDKSFFYKVLEPWLQTGLLTSGGAKWHLRRKILTPTFHFNILQQFVENLIEEGENMTKSLQNEGESVVKDLVPFFSEYTLNAICETAMGVSLQSFDIFQQRQYREAIHRMGELFIYRISRPWLYYDWIFSFTPTGREQRKILKILHGFTKQVIAERKLYHEQTNDRYLRGTDTFAKYDDTELTGIRRKRLAMLDLLIAASREGLMTDLDIAEEVDTFMFEGHDTTAMGLCFTLALLAEHKDIQDRVRNEIDAAVQKNGEKFSMKLLQDLPYLERCIKEALRLYPSVFVISRILGDNVKLQSYFVPAGTMIILNIYLAHRSSDFWPNPEVFDPDRFLPDRIRNRHPYSYIPFSAGPRNCIGQRFAMLEMKAIIAPVIHNFYVEPIDYLKNIEMNLDFILRPANSLRVKFVPIRKTNGS, encoded by the exons ATGATCGCTATTATAATAGTGCTGTCACTTGTCCTTATTTTGTTGGTATTTAATTACTGCATGAATCAAGGTAATAGCAAATATATCAATCTTATGCCAGGACCACCTGTTCGTTTTATTATCGGAAATACATGGGACTTCTTGGGTTCACGAA AGGAACAAtggaattattttgttaactATAGTAAAGAATACTATCCCACTTTTAAAGTTCGGCAATTCTATTATAATGCAGTAGTATCCTGTCATCCGGATGATTTTgag attatattaaataatacgaaaCATATTGAcaagagttttttttataaagtgtTAGAGCCTTGGTTACAAACTGGTCTTCTTACTAGTGGag GTGCCAAATGGCATTTACGACGAAAGATATTAACTCCcacttttcattttaatatattgcaaCAATTTGTTGAGAATTTGATCGAAGAAGGTGAAAACATGACCAAATCTTTACAAAATGAAGGAGAATCAGTTGTAAAAGATTTAGTACCATTTTTTAGCGAATATACGCTGAATGCAATATGTG AAACTGCTATGGGCGTTTCTTTACAAAGTTTTGACATATTCCAACAACGACAATATCGAGAAGCAATTCATCGGATGGGCGAACTGTTTATTTATAG aatatctAGACCATGGCTGTATTATGACTGGATATTCTCATTCACGCCGACTGGCAGAGAGCAACGTAAGATTCTGAAAATATTACATGGATTTACTAAGCAA GTTATTGCCGAAAGAAAACTTTACCATGAACAAACTAATGATCGATACTTGCGAGGTACTGATACTTTTGCAAAATATGATGACACAGAACTGACAGGAA TACGAAGAAAACGACTTGCGATGCTagatcttttaattgccgcatcTCGTGAGGGTCTTATGACTGATTTAGATATCGCAGAGGAGGTCGATACTTTTATGTTTGAG GGTCACGATACTACAGCAATGGGTTTGTGCTTTACTTTGGCACTATTAGCTGAGCATAAGGACATTCAA GATCGTGTCAGAAATGAAATTGACGCTGCTGTGCAAAAAAATGGAGAGAAATTTTCCATGAAATTATTACAAGATTTACCGTATTTAGAAAGATGTATTAAGGAAGCGTTACGCTTGTATCCCAGCGTATTTGTAATATCACGAATTCTTGGAGATAACGTAAAATTAC AGTCATACTTTGTGCCTGCTGGAACAATGATCattcttaatatttacttaGCTCATAGAAGTTCCGATTTTTGGCCAAACCCAGAAGTATTTGATCCAGATAGATTTTTGCCTGACAGAATTCGAAATCGTCATCCTTATTCATATATACCATTTAGTGCTGGACCACGAAACTGTATCG gTCAACGATTTGCTATGCTAGAAATGAAGGCGATTATAGCTCCTGTGATACATAATTTCTATGTGGAGCCTATtgattacttaaaaaatattgagatGAATCTCGATTTTATACTTCGTCCTGCTAATTCACTTCGAGTAAAATTTGTCCCTATTCGTAAAACAAATGGAAGTTGa
- the Uqcc1 gene encoding ubiquinol-cytochrome-c reductase complex assembly factor 1 — protein MSVVRCARLLPSPKNTAMLLSWRTTPIHKNVNSGRLLPAIFTTSMSSEAHTISEQRTTVVDNLASKRGIFETILNKTGLIDVQKYRTIYLGFFVYEHVINQIDYAFFFKHFNMPDTFFSWFLVTELHVWMIMVRYMADEKDGKIVRNNVVQAMWEDTQARIDKLGTIRSKIKSDNLKEISAQFNAALIGYDEGIQSDDKTLAGALWRRFFQLECNNPEHVETLLIYVRKQICLFDSLPNREILAKPILKLINIKTLCNQ, from the exons ATGTCGGTCGTACGATGCGCCCGACTGCTACCCTCGCCAAAG AACACCGCGATGTTATTGAGTTGGAGAACAACACCGatacataaaaatgttaacagTGGCAGACTACTGCCAGCGATTTTTACGACATCAATGTCCAGCGAAGCCCATACAATATCCGAGCAACGCACGACTGTCGTGGATAATTTAGCTTCAAAAAGAGGAATTTTCGAGACGATATTAAACAAAACTGGTTTAATAGACGtgcaaaaatat AGAACTATATATTTGGGTTTTTTTGTATATGAACATGTGATAAACCAAATCGATTATGCCTTCTTCTTTAAAC attttAATATGCCAGATACATTCTTCTCTTGGTTTTTGGTGACAGAACTTCATGTATGGATGATCATGGTTCGCTATATGGCAGACGAAAAAGATGGAAAAATTGTTAGGAATAATGTGGTACAGGCAATGTGGGAAGATACACAGGCTAGAATAGACAAACTTGGT acGATCagaagcaaaattaaaagtgaTAACCTAAAGGAAATATCGGCTCAGTTCAACGCTGCTTTAATAGGTTATGATGAGGGCATCCAGTCTGACGATAAAACATTAGCAGGTGCATTATGGAGACGATTCTTTCAATTGGAATGTAACAATCCAGAACATGTTGAAACACTTCTTATTTATGTTAGGAAACAG ATTTGTTTGTTCGATAGTTTACCAAATCGTGAAATTTTAGCAAAAcctattttaaagttaataaatataaaaactttatgtaatcaatag
- the LOC139104267 gene encoding sphingomyelin phosphodiesterase 1 has product MVQVTAVSQCTCISINMQFCRLLFFALLLKVANSDATDYINNMTSRFTHEIENWVKLRQEETEEFKQLIHTLALPTALQRDDWHSFEGQENKFICIICKSVIKTFLSFRRKGMSEEDIRSRVIKLCTLLNLQTEEVCDGAVTINLPIILYIVDSRPDLDSSTICGVVLESKSCPLNNNEFDWTVDIDDSPPILIDSEKTNETLNIVQITDIHYDPKYEPYGNSFCDEPTCCRIGQNKTNTSGKVAGYWGDYNYCDSPWHTVVDALDYIKAQHENISYVYFTGDIIDHGVWETSREGNVESLNKSYYQIYETFGNIPVYPILGNHEPHPLNQFAPNTITDDELSTQWLYEMMADLWINFKWLPESTRTTILQGGFYTVSPKKGFRIIALNNNVCYSYNWWLWYQPQDPYGQLQWLADTLSQAEKDQEFVHILAHIPPGSSDCQTTWRREYIKIVNRYAHIIRAQFNGHTHNDELQLYFSTNDNSEVNNVAWNGGSLTTYQNLNSNYKLYIVDNNNYAVIDYENWMYNLTLANENANQRPLWYKSYSFKEEYGISDLSYDSLRVWLSRLTNDESLLDLYYRNFFKLAEPSLRNECSALCMEPYACRVIANLENQEAKCNNN; this is encoded by the exons ATGGTGCAAGTAACAGCAGTGTCACAGTGTACCTGTATCTCTATCAATATGCAGTTCTGCAGACTATTGTTTTTTGCACTTTTGTTAAAAGTTGCAAACAGCGATGCAACCGATTAcataa ataatatGACATCACGTTTTACTcacgaaattgaaaattgGGTAAAACTACGGCAAGAAGAAACTGAagaatttaaacaattaattcatACTTTAGCTCTTCCAACTGCTCTACAGCGTGACGATTGGCACAGCTTTGAAGGCcaagaaaacaaatttatttgcataatatGTAAATCtgttataaaaacttttttaagttttcgtAGAAAAGGTATGTCAGAGGAAGACATAAGATCTAGAGTGATTAAACTTTGCACTCTATTAAACTTGCAAACTGAGGAAGTTTGCGATGGTGCAGTAACTATTAATTTA ccaataattttgtatatcgTTGACTCGCGGCCAGATTTAGATTCGTCCACAATTTGTGGCGTTGTATTAGAATCAAAGTCTTGTCcgcttaataataatgaattcGATTGGACAGTTGACATCGATGATAGTCCTCCAATATTGATTGATTCAGAAAAAACGAATGAAACTTTAAATATAGTGCAAATAACGGATATTCACTACGATCCTAAATACGAGCCTTATGGAAATTCATTTTGCGACGAGCCAACATGTTGTCGAATAGGACAGAACAAGACAAATACAAGTGGCAAAGTTGCGGGCTATTGGGGTGACTACAATTATTGCGACAGTCCATGGCATACCGTCGTTGATGCCCTAGATTACATTAAAGCTCAACACGAA AATATCTCCTATGTATATTTCACTGGTGACATAATAGACCACGGTGTTTGGGAAACTAGTCGTGAAGGAAATGTTGAAAGTCTAAACAAGAGCTATTACCAAATCTACGAAACATTCGGAAATATTCCTGTCTATCCTATTCTAGGCAATCACGAACCGCATCCTTTAAACCA attcgCACCTAACACTATCACTGATGATGAACTAAGTACGCAATGGCTCTATGAAATGATGGCTGATTTATGGATCAATTTTAAATGGTTGCCGGAATCTACTCGCACGACTATTCTACAGGGCGGATTTTATACCGTTTCGCCTAAGAAAGGTTTTAGAATTATAGCCTTAAACAATAACGTGTGTTATTCTTATAATTG GTGGCTGTGGTATCAACCACAAGATCCTTACGGCCAGCTGCAATGGCTAGCAGATACTCTTTCGCAAGCTGAAAAGGATCAAGAGTTTGTGCACATATTAGCGCACATTCCTCCCGGTTCTAGCGATTGTCAAACTACGTGGAGAagagaatatattaaaattgtcaacCGATATGCCCACATTATTAGAGCGCAATTCAACGGCCATACACACAATGACGAATTGCAATTGTATTTTAGTACCAATGATAACAGCGAAGTTAATAACGTTGCTTGGAACGGTGGTAGCTTAACCACGTACcagaatttaaattctaaCTACAAGTTATACATTGTCGACAATAACAATTAC GCGGTGATTGATTACGAAAATTGGATGTATAATTTGACTTTAGCGAATGAGAATGCTAATCAAAGACCTTTATGGTACAAATCATACTCATTTAAAGAAGAATATGGCATTTCCGATTTGTCATACGATTCGTTACGTGTCTGGTTATCTCGACTAACGAACGATGAAAGCCTGCTGGATCTTTACTACAG GAACTTTTTCAAATTGGCCGAACCGTCGTTGAGAAATGAATGCAGCGCATTGTGCATGGAACCTTACGCGTGCCGCGTAATTGCAAACTTGGAAAATCAAGAAGCTAAGTGTAACAATaattag
- the Nmd3 gene encoding 60S ribosomal export protein NMD3, producing MEYIEVPDEAQKKGMIPCCECGLAIEPNPANMCVGCLRTRVDITDGIPKQATLQFCKGCERYLQPPSEWIHAALESRELLSLCLKKLKGLNRVKLVDAGFIWTEPHSKRLKVKLTVHAQVIGETVLEQVFVVEYIVNNQMCEDCHRTEAKDYWRACVQVRQRVTNKKTFYYLEQLILKHKAHENTLAIKPVHEGLDFFFANEAAARKMIDFIVMVMPCNTQHSKKLISHDCHSNLYNYKFTYCVELIPLSKDSVVCLPRKLAHQMGGINSICLVYRITNTVHLIDFTSGQIGELDSNVYWRYNFNSLCDPKQLIEYIVMDIEPITYKNRKVFPGQGAISNKHVIADAWVVKASELGVDDNPIHTRTHLGHILKPGDSVLGYALKNININDPNFDKLSEDVIPDIILVKKFYSHNKAARRKARVWKLKHINDEVVSMDTENNEYSEFLDELEEDPEMRQNINIFRDLRKQIPVDTNEIDPSIPQITLEEMMDDLVIDD from the exons ATGGAATACATCGAGGTTCCGGACGAAGCACAAAAGAAGGGAATGat ACCCTGCTGCGAGTGCGGACTCGCTATCGAACCAAATCCTGCCAATATGTGTGTAGGTTGCTTGCGTACTCGTGTCGATATTACCGATGGCATTCCTAAACAAGCAACTCTTCAATTTTGCAAGGGTTGTGAAAG GTATCTTCAGCCACCTTCCGAGTGGATTCATGCAGCATTAGAATCCAGAGAACTTTTGTCATTgtgtttgaaaaaattaaagggaTTAAATCGCGTCAAATTGGTAGACGCCGGTTTTATATGGACAGAGCCTCATTCtaaaagattaaaa gTAAAGCTAACCGTTCACGCACAAGTAATTGGCGAGACAGTTCTCGAACAAGTATTCGTAGTCGAATATATCGTAAATAATCAGATGTGCGAAGACTGCCATCGTACAGAGGCTAAAGATTATTGGCGTGCATGT gtgCAAGTCCGACAAAGAGTCACAAAcaagaaaactttttattacttaGAACAATTGATATTGAAACACAAGGCACATGAAAATACATTGGCCATAAAACCTGTTCATG AGGGCTtagattttttctttgcaaatGAAGCTGCAGCGAGAAAAATGATCGATTTTATAGTAATGGTTATGCCATGCAATACTCAGCattcgaaaaaattaatttcccacGATTGCCACagtaatttatacaattacaaGTTTACATACTG CGTTGAACTTATTCCACTTTCTAAAGACAGTGTGGTCTGTTTACCGCGAAAGTTGGCTCACCAAATGGGCGGCATTAATTCTATTTGTTTGGTATACCGTATCACAAATACCGTGCATCTTATAGATTTTACATCAGGCCAAA TTGGCGAACTTGATTCGAATGTCTATTGGagatataactttaatagttTATGCGATCCAAAACAGTTAATAGAGTATATCGTGATGGATATTGAGCcaataacatataaaaatagaaaagttttTCCAGGACAAGGAGCTATTTCTAAtaaa cacGTTATAGCAGATGCATGGGTAGTAAAAGCGTCCGAGTTAGGGGTAGATGATAATCCAATTCATACACGTACACACTTAGGCCATATACTTAAACCAGGTGATTCAGTACTCGG TTATGCTctgaaaaacattaatattaacgatcCTAACTTCGACAAATTAAGCGAAGACGTAATACCGGACATCATTTTagttaaaaagttttacagTCATAATAAAGCGGCTCGTCGCAAGGCACGAGTATGGAAATTGAAACATATTAATGACGAAGTAGTTAGTATGGATACAGAAAATAA CGAGTATAGTGAATTTCTTGATGAGCTGGAAGAAGATCCAGAAATGAGACAGAACATCAATATATTTAGAGACCTACGGAAACAAATTCCTGTTGATACTAACGAAATAGACCCAAGCATTCCGCAAATTACGCTTGAAGAGATGATGGACGATCTTGTAATTGATGACTAA
- the Chchd3 gene encoding MICOS complex subunit MIC19: MGSGQSARKLTISNKDEDGVIRISDELIERIIQPQRTHELPNAKPTAPVQQPPPPNTSVTPPASDNSTPAQPLYYYPDLTISALQMQQQMENQLKQQDQYWQRRLKNLENGYQQINGILEEEYKKATSETSAKPGQKIDIQNTVQPCFENSNKVLKCFQDYPKESLRCSNLVEEFSNCVWNVHARMVETRA; this comes from the exons ATGGGCTCCGGCCAGAGTGCCCGTAAATTAACCATCTCGAACAAGGATGAAGATGGTGTAATCAGGATCTCAGACGAACTCATCGAGCGTATCATTCAACCACAGAGAACGCACGAATTGCCGAACGCGAAACCCACAGCTCCGGTACAGCAACCACCACCTCCCAATACGTCAGTCACACCTCCAGCGAGCGACAACTCGACACCTGCACAGCCACTGTATTATTATCCGGATTTAACGATATCCGCTCTTCAGATGCAACAGCAAATGGAAAACCAACTGAAACAACAAGATCAATATTGGCAAAGGCGTTTGAAAAATTTAGAGAACGGTTACCAACAAATTAATGGTATTTTGGAGGAAGAATACAAAAAGGCAACCAGTGAGACTTCTGCTAAGCCTG GACAGAAAATTGATATCCAGAATACAGTGCAACCATGCTTTGAAAATAGTAATAAAGTCCTAAAGTGTTTCCAGGACTATCCTAAGGAATCTCTTAGATGTTCAAACTTGGTGGAAGAGTTTTCCAATTGTGTCTGGAACGTACATGCACGTATGGTTGAAACACGTGCGTAA
- the LOC139104295 gene encoding B-cell receptor-associated protein 31-like — protein sequence MSLQWTLIAGFLYIEVAIVLLLVLPVASPTRWQRLFKSRFLQSINNQASIYFIVLLGVLVLFLLDAIREMRKYSTSLDHTEHHHQLNVEMQENMRLFRAQRNFYISGFALFLSLVIRRLVILISTQAVLLAQNEAAMRQAQSATTTARSLLSQRTTGESAQNDSNEAHDKAVSELKNQIKELQAKNQELEGNLTKEKKDKEALKSQADSLAKEYDRLSQDHAKLVQSSGDKKTD from the exons atGAGTCTACAGTGGACGCTCATCGCTGGTTTCCTGTACATTGAGGTTGCAATTGTTCTCCTCTTAGTACTGCCAGTAGCCTCACCAACCAGATGGCAAAGACTCTTCAAATCTCGTTTCTTGCAAAGTATAAATAATCAGGCTTCCATATACTTCATAGTTTTACTAGGTGTCTTAGTTCTCTTTTTATTGGATGCCATAAGAGAGATGCGAAAATATTCCACTAGTTTGGATCACACAGAACATCATCATCAATTGAATGTTGAGATGCAAG aaaatatgagATTGTTTCGTGCACAGAGAAATTTCTACATATCTGGATTTGCACTGTTTCTGAGCTTGGTGATACGGCGTCTCGTCATCCTGATATCCACCCAAGCGGTTCTACTTGCGCAAAATGAAGCAGCGATGCGGCAAGCTCAGTCTGCAACAACCACGGCCAGAAGCCTGTTGTCTCAGAGAACAACTGGAGAAAGTGCACAGAATGACTCCAATGAGGCACATGATAAAGCTGtctcggaattaaaaaatcaaatcaaGGAATTACAAGCTAAGAATCAGGAGCTTGAAGGCAATTTAactaaagaaaagaaggataAAGAGGCATTAAAATCACAGGCAGATTCACTCGCAAAGGAATATGATCGTTTGAGTCAGGATCATGCAAAACTTGTGCAATCAAGCGGTGATAAGAAAaccgattaa